The window AGGCGGGTAATGAGTGTGTAGGCTTCCTTGAAGAGTGCGCTGCCTGCACCGGTGCGCTCCTGTATCTTGTCCAGGTGTTTTTTGGTAAACTCATCAAAATACGTGTCTACAATGCTGCGGGCCAGCACCACCTCTGGGCTACTGGGTCTGCGCTGTAGCTGCAGGCTCAGGCACTCTTGCAGGTCTCGGGCTGCAATGCCGGGCGGATCCAGCGTCTGCACCAGGTGTAGCACTGCCTCCACCTCTGCATCCTGTACGGTGTAGCTGTAGCGAAACGCCAGGTCGTCCGTTATGCTGGCAATAGGCCGCCGGAAGTATCCGTCCTCGTCTATATTGCCTATTATCTGCTCGGCTATCATCCACGCATGGTCGTCCAGCACCTTCATGCTTAGTTGCCGGCGCAGTTCGTCATACATACTGTAGCCCTGCACCATCGGGGTTTCGTATCGCTCCTCATTGGGGTCTGTAGCCTGGCGGGTTTTGTAGGCGTAGTCTTCCTGTTGGTTCACGTACTCGTCCAGGCTCAGGTCTTTGTTCTGCTCATAGTCGGGTTCGGCCTCGGTAGGCTCATCGGCGTAGGGGCCCTCGGGCTGCTCTTCGGCCAGGGTACCCGCTTCCATCAGGGCAGGGTTTTCTTCCAGTTCCTCCTGTATACGTGCTTCCAGGGCTGTGGTGGGTATCTGTAGCAGCTTGATAAATTGAATCTGCTGCGGGCTGAGCTTTTGTAGCAGCTTTTGATGTAAGCCTTGCTTGAGCATGTGTGAAAAATGGGCAATGTGTGGTATAGCAGGGCAGGCACCCTGCATTACTCCGGGGGCTGGGCGCACCCAAGCCGCGCCTCGGTGTGATACGAATATAACACAAAAATCGCGCCAAGGTTTGCGCCTGTCCGGGGGTTTTGCGCAAAAACTAGCGGATGGTTACTCGTCTATGCGTATCAGGCTGCCCTCCGGGTAGGCCACCTGCTCCAGAAACAGGCCTTCGGGTGGGGCTGCAGGGCCTGTTCGGCTTCGGTCTTTTGCCTCTATGGCGGCCCTTAGCTCATCCAGGTGCATGCGGCCCCGGCCTACTAGCAGCATGGTGCCCACCAGGGCGCGTACCATACCCCGCAGGAAGCGGTTGGCAGCCACGGTGTAGGTCCACAGCCCAGGGCCATAGTGCCAGTCCGACCGTAGCAGCGTACACAGCGTGGTCTGGTTGTTTCCCCCGCTTTTGCAGACGCTGGCAAAGTCGGTGTACTGCATCAGGCAGGCTGCAGCCTCGTCCATGGCCTGTGTATCCAGCGGGCCGGTGTGCAGCAGGCTCTGGCCGCGCAGGTGTGGGTTTTTGGTGCGGCATATCTGGTAGCGGTACTGCCGCCGCGTGGCATCGTAGCGGGCGTGCAGGCCGGGGTTAGC of the Bacteroidota bacterium genome contains:
- the rpoN gene encoding RNA polymerase factor sigma-54, which encodes MLKQGLHQKLLQKLSPQQIQFIKLLQIPTTALEARIQEELEENPALMEAGTLAEEQPEGPYADEPTEAEPDYEQNKDLSLDEYVNQQEDYAYKTRQATDPNEERYETPMVQGYSMYDELRRQLSMKVLDDHAWMIAEQIIGNIDEDGYFRRPIASITDDLAFRYSYTVQDAEVEAVLHLVQTLDPPGIAARDLQECLSLQLQRRPSSPEVVLARSIVDTYFDEFTKKHLDKIQERTGAGSALFKEAYTLITRLNPKPGGTAAVGISQIITPDYIVRVVDGEVDVKLNQKNAPELRVNRRYIRMLGDMDRADKKKMSTADKETLSFVKQKIEAAHWFIEAIQQRQLTLLRTMVAIIDKQREFFVNEDDEGCLRPMILKDIADEIGMDISTVSRVASSKYVQTEYGIYPLKFFFSEGVTTQSGDEVSTREIKKVLQALIDEEDRLKPLSDDRLTEMLAEKGYDIARRTVAKYREQLNIPVARLRKSL
- the truA gene encoding tRNA pseudouridine(38-40) synthase TruA, translated to MRYFIQLAYDGGAYHGWQAQPGSTTVQQRLEAALSMLLKQPTALVGSGRTDAGVHACQQWAHWDQPLPLSPGQQQGLVYRLNCLLPADIGIQGLYAPANPGLHARYDATRRQYRYQICRTKNPHLRGQSLLHTGPLDTQAMDEAAACLMQYTDFASVCKSGGNNQTTLCTLLRSDWHYGPGLWTYTVAANRFLRGMVRALVGTMLLVGRGRMHLDELRAAIEAKDRSRTGPAAPPEGLFLEQVAYPEGSLIRIDE